GCCGTGCTGGCTCAGGCCATGTTCATGTTCATCCTCTACTTCATCCCCACGCCCGGCGCCAGCGGCGTGGCCGAGGGCGGCGGCGCCGCGATCTTCAGCCTGCTGATGCCGGAGAACATGGCGGGGATCATGGCCGTCATCTGCCGTTTCTTCACGGAATACCTGGCCATCTTCATGGGCTGTATCGTCGCCATCCGCATGATCGGCTGGGGCACGGCGGAAAAGATCATCAGCGGTTCGGGTGACGAACTGATCGAAGAGGAGCAAAAAGATGGAGAATAACGCTTTGCAGAAACTTCGCGCCTGGGCGTTCAAACAGCGCGGCGGCATTTGGACGGTGCTGTTTCTGGTGATCCTCGTTCTGGCGCGCCCGCTGCCGGGGCGCATCGTTCCCGGGCTGATCCTGGTGCTCCTCGGGCAGCTGCTGCGCTTCTGGGGCGTGGGCTGCATCACGCTCTACCGCGGCGAGGAAGTCAAGGCGCAGCGCTTGGCGACGTGGGGGCCCTACGCGCTGGTCCGCAATCCGCTGTACGTGGCCAACGGTTTGCTGGGGCTGGGCTGGGCGTGGATGTCGGGCAACGTCCCCACGCTCGTCTTTGCGGCGGCGTTTTACGTGCTCTACGGCGTGCTGATCGTGCCTCATGAAGAGGCGTTCCTGGCGCGGAAGTTCGGTCGGGAGTACGAGGATTACAAAAAGCGCGTCGGGCGCTTCGTCCCGAAAAACTTTTCCCGCGAAGCGCTGTCCCATGTCGGCGCCGGCGGGTACGACGCCTCCATCCTGCTGAAAAGCGAGATCCATTCGCTGCTGGTCACGGTCGTCGGCACGGCGCTGATCCTTTCGCGCCTGTGGTGGTGAAAAAACGGCATACAAAAAATCAGCGCTCCCGGCACGTCGGGGAGCGCGGATTTTTTGTATGCCGTTTGCGGCTCAGCGGGGCAGCAGGCCGAGTTTTTTCTTGACCTTGCCCAGAGTTTTTTCGGCGATATGGGCGGCCGTTTCCGCCCCCTGGCGATAAAGCGCTTCCAGCGCCGCCTTGTCGGCCGTCAGCGCGGCGAATTTCTCGCGGATCGGGCGCAGCTCTTCCGCGACGGCTTCGCCGACGGCGAGCTTGAAATCGCCGTAGCCCTTGCCGGCAAAATCGCGTTCGATCCGTTCGTAACTTTCGCCGGTGACGACCGAGTAGATGCTCATCAGGTTGTTGATGCCGTCCTTGCCTTCGCGGTGACAGACGACGGTCTCGCTGTCGGTGACGGCACGCTTGAACTTGTTGACGATGGCGTTCGGCTCGTCGAGGATGGAGATGAACGCGTTGACGTTCGTGTCCGACTTGGACATCTTCTTCGTCGGTTCCTGCAGCGACATGATGCGCGCGCCGGCCTCGGGAATGTAGGCGTCGGGCATGCGGAACACCTCGCCGTAGATGTTGTTGAAGCGAGTCACCACGTCGCGGGTGAACTCCAAATGCTGGCGCTGGTCTTCGCCGACGGGAACGTAATCGGCCTGGTAAAGCAGGATGTCGGCCGCCATCAGCGCGGGGTAGGTGAACAGCCCGGCGTTGACGTTGTCGACGTGTTTGGCCGATTTGTCCTTGAACTGGGTCATGCGCGCCAGCTCGCCGAACATGGAGTAGCAGGACAGGATCCAGCTCAGTTCGGCGTGAGCGTGTACGTGGCTCTGAATGAAAACCAGGCTCTTTTCGGGATCGATGCCGCAGGCCAGCAGCAGCGCAAAGGCGTCCAGCGTCTGCTTGCGCAGTTTGGCCGGCTCCTGGCGCACCGTCAGCGAGTGCAGGTCGGCGATGAAATAGGCGCAGTCGTAGTCTTCCTGCATTTTGCCCCAGTTGCGCACCGCGCCTATGTAATTGCCCAGCGTAAAAATTCCCGTCGGCTGGATGCCGCTGAGAATCACTTTTTTCCGTTCCGTCCGCGTCGCTTCGTTCACTGTGATATCCTCCTTGACTTCATGGGCCTGGCTTAAAGGCGAGACCATACAGCATAGAATTGTATTGCCCTTTTGGTGAAGAATCAAGGACGGATTTGTGTTCGTCCAAATTGCCGGGAAACGGAACAGGAATTCGGCAAAGTTTGGGGGCCAGCCATTGTTGCTTTTCACGACCTGGTTTCATATAATGAAAAAAATGCCGGTGATTGTTGAAACGATTATGGCGCGATGGTATTCTCGAAGGAGTGGAAAAAAATGGCGGATTCAATTAAAAGCGAGGCGACGTCGAGAACTTTGGAACATGGGCTCGACGTGCTCATGTGCTTTCTGAAAGATCATCGGGAGCTTTCGTTGACGGAGATCGCCAGGACGGTCGGCCGCAACACGACGAGCACCTATCGGCTGATCCAGACGCTGGCGGAAAAAGGGTTCCTGTCGAGGAATCCCGAGAACCGCAAGTATTTTCCCGGCATGACGGTAAAAATGCTCGGGGAGCTTGTGGACGATAAAGAGGAACTGCGCCTTGCGGCGCACCCCTATCTGGTCAAAGCGCACAGGGAATTCAACGAGAACGTTTCCGTGTATATTTATCATAACTTCAAGCGCCTCTGCATCGACCGCATCGAAAGCACGCATCCGCTGCGTCAGACCGTGCTGGTCGGAGAGGAACTGCCGCTGACGCTGGGCGGCGGCGGGACGGCGCTGCTGGCGTTTTTGCCGCCCAAGGTGCAGGCGGCGGTGATGAAGTCCGAGCCCGGCATTTCGCCGGAGAAGCTGCGGGAAATTCGCGAAAAAGGGTACGCCGTCTCCTACGATGAAATGGGGCAGGGAAGCGTGGGGATCGGCGTCCCCATTTTCGACAAAAACGGGCAGGTCCTCGCGGCGCTGAATCTCTCCGGGCCGACCAACCGTTTGACGGGCGACGTCGTCACGCGCGGAGTGGCCCGTTTGCGGGAGATCGCGGCGCAGGTCACTTCGGAACTGTCATAATTTGCGAGCCTTTGGCACAAAGCGCAGGACGGGCGGGAGGAAGATTTTCCCGCTCGTCCTGCGCTTGTTTTCGTTTGACAACAACAAGGCCGGACAACGTCCGGCCTTGTTCTCTATGCAACTCTTCGTGGAATTTTTTTCTGGTGGAGGCGCGGGGAATCGCACCCCGGTCCTGACATGGTGTGTATGAATGAGCGGCTACAGGCTTAGTCGATTTCTTTACTGCGCAGAAACGGGACTGTGACCGACAAAACAGCCGCCGCCTCTCTACGTTCCGGGACCATACGCCGCTCGCAGTGATTGACCCTTACAACCTTGCGGGCGCTCTCAGTTGTTCGGGCGGTTGCTTGGTTAAGCAGCCAGTGCGTAGTTGTTGTCGTTTCTTTTTTGTGACAGGTAACGCCTGTCGCTCGGCCTGCTCTCAGACTTCCACCATACCAGTCGAACCTGATCGCCCCCAATGAACGTGGAACAGCGGACGACAAACGATCGGCTAATACTCTTTGCCGCGGTTGCGCAGCTCCCGTGCGATGGCGCGCTTGGCGTCGCGTTCGATGATCGCGTCGCGGCGGTCGTGCGCGTTTTTGCCCTGCGCGAGGGCCAGCGCGACTTTCGCGATACGTCCTTCTTTCAGATACATGGAAAGCGGGATGAGCGTGAAGCCTTTTTCTTTGACCCTGGCGCCGAGCCGCCGCAGTTCCGACTTGTGGAGCAGCAGCTTGCGGTTTTGGCGCGGATCGTGCTGGTACCAGCTGGCCTTTTCGTACGGGGAGATGTGGACGTTCATGAGCCACAGCTCGCCGCGTTCGAACTTGGCGTAGCCGTCTTTCAAATTGACTTTGCCGGTGCGCACCGACTTGATCTCCGTGCCGGTCAGCACGACGCCGCATTCGAAGGTATCGACAACGAAGTAGTCGTGGCGCGCTTTGCGGTTCAGCGCGACCACATGGTCTTTCTTTGGTTCCATGGCCGTCACTCCTTCGCGTTCAAATTCTAACCCGATCGTCAGCTTTAGTCAAGAAGCCCTTCAAAAGAACCGGACAAAAAAAGTCCCGGCCAAAGCCGGGGCTTGTGTATCCGAAAATGGTCGGGGTGAGAGGATTCGAACCTCCGACCTCCTCGTCCCGAACGAGGCGCGCTAACCAGACTGCGCTACACCCCGGACACGACGGGAATTGTACAACATCGCGCCCTTTTCGTCAATGATGCAATTTTACGGATCTTGGCGGATCAATCGTCGTCGTTGCGGCGCCGTCTGTTTCTCCCCGCGCCGCCGTCGGAGGACGAACTGCCGGGCAGCTGCACCTTGCCCAGCGCGGCGACGGGCAGCTCGACCCACCCCCAGGGCGTGACGACGAGAAAGCGCAGCGATATGCCGTGTTCCGCCATGGCTTTGATGTGGTCGCTGTATTCGAGCACGTCGAAGGGGATCCAGCAGTCGGAAACGATCCACACGCGGCGGCAGACCTCGCGCGAAAAGATCAGACTGTAATCGACGGCGAGGCGCATGGCGTCGGTGAGATCGACTTCGCCGAGGGAGAGCACCGCGGCTTCGGGGCGCGGCGCCGGCGGCGTTATGGCGGGCAGCAGGGCGGCCTGCGCTTCGAGCCACGAAAGTTCGCCGAAGAACATGTCGGGATCCTCGCGGATCGCCTCCCAGTAGGGCAGATCCAGCCCGTCCAGGCGGAACGATTTGGTCAGCCAGCCTTTGACCTGGTTGAGCAGTCTGACGATGTGCGACGGATAATCGGGATTGAGCATACTGCGCATCAGCGAGCTGACAGTCAGGGGCGTTGGGCTGTCGGGAAAATTTTTGTCCATTTTTTTACCTCCGCAGGGCGAGAACTTTTCAACTGATAAGCATATCACAAAAAATCGACTTTGTTCTCACGACGTGAAATGTATGGGATAATAAGTCACGAGTCACGCGAAAATTTATGCTCCGAGGAGGAATAACATGGAACCTGTGTGTCTGCGCGCGGAAAAATGCGTTTTTG
The sequence above is drawn from the Pyramidobacter piscolens W5455 genome and encodes:
- a CDS encoding methyltransferase family protein, whose translation is MENNALQKLRAWAFKQRGGIWTVLFLVILVLARPLPGRIVPGLILVLLGQLLRFWGVGCITLYRGEEVKAQRLATWGPYALVRNPLYVANGLLGLGWAWMSGNVPTLVFAAAFYVLYGVLIVPHEEAFLARKFGREYEDYKKRVGRFVPKNFSREALSHVGAGGYDASILLKSEIHSLLVTVVGTALILSRLWW
- the trpS gene encoding tryptophan--tRNA ligase encodes the protein MNEATRTERKKVILSGIQPTGIFTLGNYIGAVRNWGKMQEDYDCAYFIADLHSLTVRQEPAKLRKQTLDAFALLLACGIDPEKSLVFIQSHVHAHAELSWILSCYSMFGELARMTQFKDKSAKHVDNVNAGLFTYPALMAADILLYQADYVPVGEDQRQHLEFTRDVVTRFNNIYGEVFRMPDAYIPEAGARIMSLQEPTKKMSKSDTNVNAFISILDEPNAIVNKFKRAVTDSETVVCHREGKDGINNLMSIYSVVTGESYERIERDFAGKGYGDFKLAVGEAVAEELRPIREKFAALTADKAALEALYRQGAETAAHIAEKTLGKVKKKLGLLPR
- the smpB gene encoding SsrA-binding protein SmpB; protein product: MEPKKDHVVALNRKARHDYFVVDTFECGVVLTGTEIKSVRTGKVNLKDGYAKFERGELWLMNVHISPYEKASWYQHDPRQNRKLLLHKSELRRLGARVKEKGFTLIPLSMYLKEGRIAKVALALAQGKNAHDRRDAIIERDAKRAIARELRNRGKEY
- a CDS encoding IclR family transcriptional regulator yields the protein MADSIKSEATSRTLEHGLDVLMCFLKDHRELSLTEIARTVGRNTTSTYRLIQTLAEKGFLSRNPENRKYFPGMTVKMLGELVDDKEELRLAAHPYLVKAHREFNENVSVYIYHNFKRLCIDRIESTHPLRQTVLVGEELPLTLGGGGTALLAFLPPKVQAAVMKSEPGISPEKLREIREKGYAVSYDEMGQGSVGIGVPIFDKNGQVLAALNLSGPTNRLTGDVVTRGVARLREIAAQVTSELS